From one Sus scrofa isolate TJ Tabasco breed Duroc chromosome 9, Sscrofa11.1, whole genome shotgun sequence genomic stretch:
- the LOC100513612 gene encoding olfactory receptor 2A2-like has product MEGNQSWITEFILVGFQLREEMELLLFVIFFLLYIFNLLANGMILGLICLDLKLHSPMYYFLSHLAVIDMSYPSSSLPNMLENLVKHKKTISFDSCTMQMVFSLAFGSVECLILVVMSYDRYVAICHPLRYTVIMNWKLCIVLAITSWACGFSLALVQVFLLLRLSFCGPQKINHFFCEFRSVLKVACGDTWISEISLFADGVFILVTPISLVLVSYVRILWSVLKIQSKEGRKKAFSTCSSHLCVVGFYFGLAMIVYMVPDNSKQEEQLKILFLFYTLFNPLLNPLVYSLRNAQVKAAFYRVLQINTTV; this is encoded by the coding sequence ATGGAGGGCAACCAGTCATGGATCACAGAATTTATCCTGGTGGGATTTCAGCTCAGGGAAGAGATGGAATTGCTTCTCTTCGTTATCTTCTTCCTACTATATATCTTCAACCTGCTGGCAAATGGCATGATCTTGGGGCTCATTTGCCTCGACCTCAAACTGCACTCCCCTATGTACTACTTCCTTTCTCATCTGGCCGTTATTGACATGTCTTATCCTTCTAGCAGTCTGCCCAATATGCTGGAAAACCTAGtgaaacacaaaaaaactatCTCCTTTGACTCATGCACTATGCAAATGGTTTTCAGTTTGGCTTTTGGTTCTGTTGAGTGCCTGATTTTGGTGGTGATGTcctatgacaggtatgtggcGATCTGCCATCCCCTCCGGTACACTGTCATCATGAATTGGAAACTATGCATAGTCCTGGCCATCACTTCCTGGGCATGTGGGTTTTCCCTGGCTCTGGTACAAGTTTTTCTCCTGCTAAGATTGTCTTTCTGTGGGCCCCAGAAGATAAACCACTTCTTCTGCGAGTTTAGATCTGTTCTTAAAGTGGCCTGTGGTGATACTTGGATCAGTGAAATTTCCCTCTTTGCTGATGGTGTGTTCATATTAGTTACACCCATTTCCCTGGTGCTGGTCTCCTATGTGCGCATACTCTGGAGTGTCCTGAAGATCCAGTCAAAGGAGGGCCGCAagaaagccttttccacctgttcttcccaccTCTGCGTGGTTGGGTTCTACTTTGGCCTAGCCATGATAGTTTACATGGTCCCTGACAACAGTAAACAAGAGGAGCAGCTTAAAatccttttcctattttatacCCTCTTCAACCCATTGCTGAACCCCCTCGTCTACAGTCTAAGGAATGCTCAAGTGAAGGCTGCCTTCTACAGAGTATTGCAGATAAATACGACAGTGTGA